In Sutterella faecalis, a genomic segment contains:
- a CDS encoding cytochrome C assembly family protein has translation MSVLLISTGFAALLYLLSGICIVTAMKKGADAKASSLLRWPVLLGLILHGYAIQGEMFQSEAVHFGFGYAVSVMFFFAVIILLIESWVHRLHGQFGIVLIAAAFGAIFPVLFPGNALPAADWTPFFRFHLLAALAAYSFMTIALVHAVLMYMQNRHLKAPGDGAGFIDSLPGLVVMERIFFRIVACGFLLLTFVLVSGAWTTKETYGVFFHFDHKMILTWISWVVFGILLLGRWLAGWRAKTALRLFWAGFLVFVIAYFGYSFILEVF, from the coding sequence ATGTCAGTTCTCCTCATTTCCACCGGATTTGCCGCGCTTCTCTACCTTCTGAGCGGCATCTGCATCGTTACCGCGATGAAGAAAGGCGCTGACGCGAAGGCGTCGAGCCTTCTGCGCTGGCCGGTGCTTCTCGGCCTCATTCTTCATGGATACGCCATTCAGGGAGAAATGTTTCAGTCCGAAGCCGTGCATTTCGGGTTCGGCTACGCCGTCTCCGTGATGTTCTTCTTCGCGGTGATCATTCTTCTCATTGAATCCTGGGTGCACCGTCTGCACGGACAGTTCGGCATCGTCCTTATTGCGGCCGCCTTCGGCGCCATCTTCCCGGTGCTTTTCCCGGGGAATGCGCTCCCCGCGGCGGACTGGACGCCTTTCTTCCGCTTCCACCTCCTCGCTGCGCTTGCCGCCTACAGCTTCATGACGATTGCGCTCGTGCACGCCGTGCTGATGTACATGCAGAACCGGCACCTGAAGGCGCCGGGCGACGGTGCGGGCTTCATTGACTCGCTCCCCGGGCTCGTCGTAATGGAGCGGATCTTCTTCCGGATCGTTGCCTGCGGGTTCCTGCTCCTTACCTTCGTGCTCGTGAGCGGCGCCTGGACGACGAAGGAAACCTACGGCGTCTTCTTCCATTTCGACCACAAGATGATCCTCACGTGGATCTCCTGGGTCGTTTTCGGCATCCTTCTTCTCGGACGGTGGCTCGCCGGCTGGCGCGCGAAAACGGCGCTTCGCCTCTTCTGGGCAGGCTTCCTCGTCTTCGTTATCGCCTACTTCGGCTACAGCTTCATTCTGGAAGTGTTCTGA
- a CDS encoding PP0621 family protein: MSRILFFLGIFIVIAVAWSISRRRQSLSIKERDELEELRRNERGRKNAQAVIGEPMEKCEECGTYFPRREAVRRGAHIYCSARCRDKASKQE; encoded by the coding sequence ATGAGCCGCATTCTTTTCTTTCTCGGCATCTTCATCGTGATTGCCGTCGCCTGGTCGATCAGCCGCCGCCGGCAGTCGCTTTCCATCAAGGAGCGTGATGAGCTCGAGGAGCTCAGGCGCAACGAGCGCGGCCGCAAGAATGCGCAGGCCGTGATCGGCGAGCCCATGGAAAAGTGCGAGGAGTGCGGCACCTACTTCCCCCGCCGCGAGGCGGTGCGCCGCGGCGCGCACATCTACTGCTCGGCGCGCTGCCGCGACAAGGCTTCAAAGCAGGAATAA
- the ampD gene encoding 1,6-anhydro-N-acetylmuramyl-L-alanine amidase AmpD has protein sequence MKEAGNPPGWLEGVHRRSSPFFDARPDGTSISVVVIHFISLPAGQYGGDEVDRLFTGRMTPDCPDYEDLKGLRVSSHFFIRRTGEAIQYVNVFDRAWHAGLSNFRGRNAVNDFSVGIELEGCGEEPFEDAQYLALEKLLNALSQLLPLRYATGHETIAPGRKNDPGPFFDWERLRASLPPGMSVAIAPEDCSREMIEARMRELARG, from the coding sequence GTGAAGGAAGCAGGAAATCCTCCCGGCTGGCTCGAGGGCGTTCATCGCCGCTCGAGCCCGTTTTTTGATGCCCGCCCGGACGGCACGTCGATTTCCGTCGTCGTCATCCACTTTATTTCGCTTCCTGCCGGTCAATACGGGGGCGACGAGGTGGACCGGCTCTTTACGGGTCGCATGACGCCCGACTGCCCCGACTATGAAGATCTGAAGGGTCTTCGCGTCTCATCCCACTTCTTCATCCGCCGCACGGGCGAAGCGATTCAGTACGTCAATGTTTTCGACCGCGCCTGGCACGCGGGACTCTCCAACTTCCGCGGACGAAATGCTGTGAACGACTTCTCGGTCGGGATTGAGCTCGAGGGCTGCGGCGAGGAGCCCTTTGAAGATGCGCAGTATCTGGCGCTCGAAAAACTTCTGAACGCGCTCTCGCAGCTTCTCCCGCTTCGCTATGCCACGGGACATGAAACCATCGCGCCCGGGCGGAAGAACGACCCCGGTCCCTTCTTCGACTGGGAGCGCCTTCGCGCTTCGCTCCCTCCGGGCATGTCCGTTGCCATTGCGCCCGAAGACTGCAGCCGTGAGATGATTGAAGCGCGCATGAGAGAACTCGCACGAGGTTAG
- a CDS encoding YggT family protein, with translation MLGSVLQYVLGIVFGFFGALLLLRAWLYYWALSPRHPLCELTRKITDWLVAPLSKALKPKGGIDWASVVAAFFTAIIAVLLHRTLGHLPATPVGLLIAPFAMLLRWALEMISWGAIIWAVLSWVNRGHPMTYTLEMLLNPFLAPIRRILPTFRGIDFSPLVLIVITNVLLMLVVPLSRGFILL, from the coding sequence ATGCTTGGTTCCGTTCTTCAGTACGTGCTCGGTATTGTTTTCGGCTTTTTCGGGGCTCTCCTGCTCCTGAGAGCATGGCTCTACTATTGGGCGCTTTCGCCGAGGCACCCGCTTTGCGAGCTGACCCGTAAAATCACCGACTGGCTGGTCGCTCCCTTGTCGAAGGCGCTGAAGCCGAAGGGCGGCATCGACTGGGCTTCCGTCGTCGCGGCGTTCTTCACGGCCATCATTGCGGTGCTTCTGCACCGCACGCTCGGGCATCTTCCGGCCACGCCCGTGGGGCTTCTCATTGCCCCCTTCGCCATGCTTCTGCGCTGGGCGCTCGAGATGATTTCCTGGGGCGCCATCATCTGGGCGGTGCTCTCCTGGGTCAACCGCGGTCATCCGATGACCTATACCCTCGAGATGCTCCTCAACCCCTTCCTCGCGCCCATCCGGCGCATCCTCCCCACGTTCCGCGGCATCGACTTCTCGCCCCTCGTGCTCATCGTTATCACGAACGTGCTCCTCATGCTCGTCGTGCCTCTCTCTCGCGGCTTCATTCTCCTTTGA
- a CDS encoding carbohydrate kinase family protein has protein sequence MSVLITGSVAYDTIFSHEGEFARQLSGDLRNLNTTFLASSMRRDFGGCAANIALAMKRLGGDPVIWGALGMDGEDYLARFRSFGISTEGLQCFPDVYTAQCVIFTDSLGSQLAVFHPGAMKRSREVPWPRREGKDHRPKLAILSPGGKETTLNAANECVSRGIPYLFDVGQELNLFSAEELESLLSRSFGIAYSDFEAEGFEAKTGLSSEAIGRTGKLVLRTHGSRGASLFLPGAGGAVPVEPLPVAAQNPVGAGDAMRGGFLYGLARGLDPVASARIGAIVAARKVASPSAQDYPLTLDGVRKDYEGMWGAAGF, from the coding sequence ATGAGCGTTCTCATCACCGGGTCCGTCGCTTACGACACGATCTTCTCCCATGAGGGCGAATTTGCTCGTCAGCTCTCGGGCGACCTGAGGAACCTCAATACCACGTTCCTCGCGAGCAGCATGCGGCGCGATTTCGGCGGCTGCGCCGCCAACATCGCTCTTGCCATGAAGCGCCTCGGCGGAGACCCCGTGATCTGGGGCGCGCTCGGCATGGACGGAGAAGACTATCTCGCGCGCTTCCGGTCCTTCGGGATTTCGACGGAAGGGCTCCAATGCTTCCCCGATGTCTACACGGCCCAGTGCGTGATTTTTACGGACAGCCTCGGGTCCCAGCTGGCGGTCTTCCATCCGGGCGCCATGAAACGCTCCCGGGAAGTCCCCTGGCCCCGGCGCGAGGGGAAAGACCATCGCCCGAAGCTTGCCATCCTCTCTCCCGGCGGGAAGGAAACAACGCTCAACGCGGCGAATGAATGCGTTTCCCGCGGGATACCCTATCTTTTCGATGTCGGTCAGGAACTCAATCTTTTTTCTGCCGAGGAACTCGAGAGCCTTCTCTCCCGCTCCTTCGGAATCGCCTATTCCGACTTTGAGGCGGAAGGGTTTGAAGCGAAGACCGGACTCTCCTCCGAAGCCATTGGCCGGACAGGAAAGCTTGTCCTTCGCACGCACGGAAGCCGCGGAGCGAGCCTCTTTCTCCCGGGAGCGGGCGGAGCCGTGCCTGTTGAACCGCTGCCGGTTGCCGCGCAGAATCCTGTCGGCGCGGGCGACGCCATGCGAGGAGGATTCCTATACGGGCTCGCGCGCGGCCTTGATCCTGTTGCGAGCGCCCGCATCGGCGCTATTGTCGCCGCAAGGAAAGTCGCGTCTCCGAGCGCCCAGGACTATCCGCTGACGCTCGACGGCGTGCGCAAAGATTATGAAGGGATGTGGGGCGCTGCGGGATTCTGA
- a CDS encoding zinc-ribbon and DUF3426 domain-containing protein: MAQVIKCPSCGALWRIKEAAPEYRCGACGQIFPAETAESVVVPDKKLDEAMLEKAKRTDLPEDNVPDAPLLSDDAQPNADPRAAVYVPKRSPLRSFLLAVLVLILLAVACASAFLMMHGFVLAQAPFLRPVYENVCTKLPCPGFVWADVKAFRAEASLEADAQSGLLRPTAQVTLTNASALPQQLPVLEIKLLDPAGDTLASRVLEPAEYGFPQKPAVLPAGESVRTAIAFKEALPHEAAGITVRPISADSLGL, encoded by the coding sequence ATGGCCCAGGTCATCAAGTGTCCCTCCTGCGGCGCGCTCTGGCGCATAAAGGAAGCCGCCCCCGAATACCGGTGCGGTGCGTGCGGGCAGATTTTCCCCGCGGAGACCGCCGAGAGCGTCGTCGTTCCCGACAAAAAGCTCGACGAGGCCATGCTTGAAAAGGCAAAGCGCACCGATCTCCCTGAGGACAACGTGCCGGATGCGCCGCTTCTCTCCGACGATGCGCAGCCGAATGCCGATCCGCGCGCAGCCGTCTACGTCCCGAAGCGCTCACCCCTCCGCTCGTTCCTCCTTGCGGTCCTGGTGCTGATTCTCCTGGCCGTCGCGTGTGCAAGCGCCTTTCTCATGATGCACGGCTTCGTGCTCGCGCAGGCACCGTTCCTGAGGCCCGTCTACGAAAACGTCTGCACGAAGCTGCCCTGCCCGGGCTTCGTCTGGGCGGATGTGAAGGCATTCCGCGCAGAAGCCTCGCTCGAGGCGGATGCTCAGTCGGGGCTCCTCAGACCCACCGCGCAGGTAACCCTCACGAACGCCTCCGCACTCCCGCAGCAGCTTCCGGTTCTTGAGATCAAGCTTCTCGATCCGGCGGGCGACACGCTCGCTTCCCGCGTGCTGGAGCCTGCCGAATACGGCTTCCCGCAGAAGCCTGCGGTGCTCCCGGCAGGCGAATCCGTCCGCACCGCCATCGCCTTTAAGGAAGCGCTCCCGCACGAAGCGGCCGGCATCACGGTTCGTCCGATTTCTGCGGATTCCCTTGGCCTATGA
- the prmA gene encoding 50S ribosomal protein L11 methyltransferase → MREYRILADQRSAEEISDLLLDVGALSAALEDADADSTDEQPLYGEPGLEPQTQAWPRSIISVLTADGFDFQAALDAAVAQAGCEAPKLLETSDVEDQDWVRITQAQFQPSHVSPRLWIVPSWSEPPATDAVIIRLDPGVAFGTGSHPTTRLCLNWLDENLKPADNVLDYGCGTGILAIGAKKLGAGRVTGTDIDPQAVEAARDNAERNGCEADFHLPESMPEGEFSVVVANILANPLKLLAPALLGRVAPGGSLVLSGILARQADEVIAAYRAADPGLPLKLWREENGWVCLAGTRSTQAEA, encoded by the coding sequence ATGCGTGAATACCGAATCCTCGCCGACCAACGATCCGCTGAGGAAATCTCTGATCTGCTTCTTGATGTCGGCGCGCTCTCTGCCGCCCTCGAGGACGCCGATGCCGACAGCACCGACGAGCAGCCGCTTTACGGCGAGCCGGGTCTCGAGCCTCAGACGCAGGCCTGGCCGCGCTCGATCATCTCCGTTCTGACCGCCGACGGCTTCGACTTCCAGGCGGCGCTTGACGCTGCGGTCGCGCAGGCCGGGTGCGAAGCCCCGAAGCTTCTTGAAACGAGCGACGTCGAGGACCAGGACTGGGTGCGCATCACTCAGGCGCAGTTCCAGCCTTCGCACGTGTCGCCCCGGCTCTGGATCGTCCCCTCCTGGAGCGAGCCCCCCGCGACCGATGCCGTCATCATCCGTCTGGATCCGGGCGTCGCCTTCGGCACGGGTTCGCACCCGACGACGCGCCTTTGCCTCAACTGGCTCGACGAGAATCTCAAACCCGCCGACAACGTACTCGACTACGGCTGCGGCACGGGCATTCTGGCAATCGGCGCGAAGAAGCTGGGCGCAGGCCGCGTGACCGGCACCGACATCGACCCGCAGGCGGTTGAAGCCGCCCGCGACAATGCGGAAAGAAACGGCTGCGAAGCGGACTTCCATCTCCCCGAATCCATGCCGGAGGGCGAATTCAGCGTCGTCGTCGCCAACATTCTTGCCAATCCCCTGAAGCTCCTTGCGCCAGCGCTCCTCGGACGCGTCGCCCCGGGCGGAAGCCTCGTTCTCTCGGGCATTCTTGCCCGTCAGGCCGACGAAGTCATCGCCGCCTACCGGGCTGCGGATCCCGGACTTCCGCTCAAGCTCTGGCGCGAGGAAAACGGCTGGGTGTGCCTCGCGGGCACCCGCAGCACGCAGGCGGAGGCATAA
- a CDS encoding flavodoxin has product MITRRDLCSIALAGLFPLAVSAADKKPRIAVVYVSRTGHTRSVAEAVRNMTGADLFYIETVEPYPDEYRATTEVVKEEIEKNVKRPIKPLGINLDQYDVVILGTPTWWHRPAQPLKTWMETVDLSKKFVLTMSTHGGGGLMEVRSEFESLLPGVRLGTHFLSYGGVSRNDPDVRDWLAENKLL; this is encoded by the coding sequence ATGATCACCCGCCGCGATCTCTGCTCCATCGCGCTTGCCGGTCTCTTCCCGCTTGCGGTCTCCGCCGCCGACAAGAAGCCCCGCATTGCCGTCGTCTACGTCTCCCGAACCGGACACACCCGAAGCGTGGCGGAAGCCGTCCGCAACATGACGGGGGCAGACCTCTTTTACATTGAAACGGTGGAGCCCTACCCGGACGAGTACCGCGCCACGACTGAAGTCGTGAAGGAGGAAATCGAAAAGAACGTGAAGCGCCCGATCAAGCCTCTCGGCATCAATCTCGATCAGTACGACGTCGTGATCCTCGGAACGCCCACGTGGTGGCACCGCCCCGCGCAGCCCCTAAAGACCTGGATGGAGACCGTTGATCTCTCGAAGAAGTTCGTCCTCACGATGAGCACGCACGGCGGAGGCGGTCTGATGGAAGTGCGCTCGGAATTCGAGTCGCTCCTTCCCGGCGTGAGGCTCGGCACGCATTTCCTCTCCTACGGCGGCGTGAGCCGGAACGACCCGGACGTGCGCGACTGGCTCGCGGAAAACAAGCTCCTTTAA
- the accC gene encoding acetyl-CoA carboxylase biotin carboxylase subunit, which produces MFGKVLIANRGEIALRIQRACREMGIKTVAVHSTADADAKYVRLADESVCIGPASSSLSYLNIPAIISAAEVTDAEAIHPGYGFLSENADFAEQVERSGFAFIGPRAETIRLMGDKVSAKQAMKEAGVPCVPGSDGALPEDPEEIVKIARKIGYPIIIKASGGGGGRGMRVVRTEAALLTSVSMTREEARVAFGNPTVYMEKFLENPRHIEIQVLSDNFQNAVYLGERDCSMQRRNQKVLEEAPACGIPRRAIEKLGSRCVEACRRIGYRGAGTFEFLYENGEFYFIEMNTRVQVEHPVSELISGVDIVCEQIRIAAGERLRFKQRDLEFRGHAIECRINAEDPFTFTPCPGKITAWHLPGGPGIRIDTHVFAGYTVPPYYDSMIGKLIAYGDTREQAIARMRIALSEFACEGIKTNVKLHRLLLADERFASGGTSIHYLEEKLRKRKDGGVA; this is translated from the coding sequence ATGTTCGGAAAAGTTCTCATCGCCAACCGCGGCGAAATCGCCCTGCGCATCCAACGCGCCTGCCGCGAAATGGGCATCAAGACGGTTGCCGTGCACTCCACCGCAGACGCCGACGCCAAGTACGTGCGTCTCGCCGACGAGAGCGTCTGCATCGGACCCGCCTCCTCTTCGCTCTCCTACCTCAACATCCCGGCCATCATTTCCGCGGCGGAAGTAACCGACGCCGAAGCGATTCACCCCGGATACGGGTTCCTTTCGGAAAACGCCGACTTCGCCGAGCAGGTGGAGCGCTCGGGCTTTGCCTTCATTGGTCCGCGCGCCGAAACCATCCGCCTCATGGGCGACAAGGTGAGCGCCAAGCAGGCCATGAAGGAAGCGGGCGTCCCCTGCGTTCCGGGCTCCGACGGCGCATTGCCTGAGGATCCTGAAGAGATTGTCAAGATCGCCCGCAAGATCGGCTACCCGATCATCATCAAGGCTTCGGGCGGCGGCGGCGGCCGCGGCATGCGCGTCGTCCGCACGGAGGCCGCGCTCCTCACGTCCGTCAGCATGACGCGGGAGGAAGCCCGCGTGGCTTTCGGGAACCCCACCGTCTACATGGAAAAGTTCCTCGAAAATCCGCGCCACATTGAAATTCAGGTTCTCTCGGACAACTTCCAGAATGCGGTCTACTTAGGCGAGCGCGACTGCTCGATGCAGCGCCGCAACCAGAAGGTGCTCGAGGAGGCTCCCGCCTGCGGCATTCCCCGCCGCGCGATTGAAAAGCTCGGCAGCCGCTGCGTTGAAGCCTGCCGCCGCATCGGCTACCGCGGTGCGGGCACGTTCGAGTTCCTCTACGAAAACGGCGAGTTCTACTTTATTGAGATGAATACGCGCGTGCAGGTCGAACATCCCGTATCGGAACTCATCTCGGGCGTCGACATCGTCTGCGAGCAGATCCGCATCGCCGCGGGCGAGCGCCTGCGCTTCAAGCAGCGCGACCTCGAATTCCGGGGGCACGCGATCGAATGCCGCATTAATGCCGAGGATCCCTTCACCTTTACGCCCTGCCCGGGGAAGATCACGGCCTGGCACCTTCCGGGCGGCCCGGGAATCCGCATCGACACGCACGTCTTTGCGGGCTACACGGTTCCTCCCTATTACGACAGCATGATCGGAAAGCTCATCGCCTACGGCGATACCCGCGAGCAGGCCATTGCCCGCATGCGGATCGCGCTCTCCGAATTCGCCTGCGAGGGCATCAAGACGAACGTGAAGCTCCATCGCCTGCTCCTTGCCGACGAACGCTTCGCGAGCGGCGGCACGAGCATTCACTACCTCGAGGAAAAGCTGAGAAAGCGTAAGGACGGCGGCGTCGCCTGA
- the accB gene encoding acetyl-CoA carboxylase biotin carboxyl carrier protein: protein MDLRKLKTLIDLVSESGVAELEITEGEDRVRIVNRTSAPAQPVQSTIAIAPQPQAAAPAAAQPAAEPAPAAAPAPSAALSITSPMVGTFYRAPSPGAAPFIEVGDHVKKGQVIGIIEAMKLLNEVEADQDGVVKAFAAENGQPVEFGQPLVILE, encoded by the coding sequence ATGGATCTGCGTAAACTCAAGACACTCATTGACCTCGTGAGCGAAAGCGGCGTGGCCGAACTGGAAATCACGGAAGGCGAGGATCGCGTGCGCATCGTCAATCGTACGAGCGCCCCTGCGCAGCCCGTGCAGAGCACGATTGCCATCGCTCCCCAGCCTCAGGCTGCCGCTCCGGCCGCCGCTCAGCCTGCTGCCGAGCCCGCGCCTGCCGCCGCTCCGGCACCCTCGGCCGCGCTTTCCATCACGAGCCCGATGGTCGGCACCTTCTACCGTGCGCCTTCGCCCGGCGCTGCGCCCTTCATCGAAGTGGGCGACCATGTGAAGAAGGGTCAGGTGATCGGCATCATCGAAGCCATGAAGCTTTTGAATGAGGTTGAAGCCGATCAGGACGGCGTCGTCAAGGCCTTCGCCGCTGAGAACGGTCAGCCCGTCGAATTCGGTCAGCCCCTCGTGATTCTGGAATAA
- the mpl gene encoding UDP-N-acetylmuramate:L-alanyl-gamma-D-glutamyl-meso-diaminopimelate ligase, with the protein MHIHILGICGTFMGGVAQLARAAGHRVTGCDQNVYPPMSDALAANGIEITQGYGAEQLELSPDLWVVGNAISRGNPLLEAILNAGLPYTSGPQWMSENILQGREVLAVAGTHGKTTTTSMLAWILKEADFRPGYLIGGLPCWGEKSAELGDLSAPFVIEADEYDTAFCDKRSKFVHYRPRIAILNNLEYDHADIFPNLAAIETQFHHLVRIMPGEGTVIANARSPALDRVLARGCWSRLERFDADFGAENGWSLSEGGEAAFEGEAVGHIEIAMPGRYNELNALAAVAAAHAAGVSPEAAIEALKRFPGVHRRQEVRGEENGCVVIDDFAHHPTAIRETIEGVRSKYRGRRVLAVLEPRSNTMKLGTMKGELAGALKDADEIFCFAGAGVRWSPEEALEALGSRAFVTHDFNVLVDTVVAEAKPGDVILCMSNGGFGGIHGKLLAKLAEKSLRLQGFRGQRND; encoded by the coding sequence ATGCATATTCATATTCTCGGCATCTGCGGCACCTTCATGGGCGGCGTCGCGCAGCTCGCGCGCGCGGCAGGCCACCGCGTCACCGGGTGCGACCAGAATGTTTATCCGCCGATGAGCGACGCGCTCGCTGCGAACGGCATCGAAATCACCCAGGGATACGGCGCTGAGCAGCTTGAGCTTTCGCCCGACCTTTGGGTCGTGGGGAATGCCATTTCCCGCGGGAATCCGCTGCTTGAAGCCATTCTCAATGCCGGGCTCCCCTATACATCGGGTCCGCAGTGGATGAGCGAAAACATCCTTCAGGGCCGCGAGGTGCTTGCCGTTGCCGGCACGCACGGGAAGACCACGACCACGTCGATGCTCGCCTGGATTCTGAAGGAAGCGGACTTCCGCCCGGGATACCTCATCGGGGGGCTGCCCTGCTGGGGCGAAAAGTCCGCCGAGCTCGGCGACCTTTCCGCACCTTTTGTCATTGAAGCCGACGAATACGACACGGCCTTCTGCGACAAGCGGAGCAAATTCGTGCACTACCGCCCGAGGATCGCGATTCTCAATAATCTCGAATACGATCATGCAGACATCTTCCCCAATCTCGCGGCTATTGAAACGCAGTTTCATCATCTCGTGAGAATCATGCCGGGCGAAGGGACGGTGATCGCGAACGCCAGAAGTCCGGCGCTTGACCGGGTTCTGGCGCGCGGCTGCTGGTCGCGGCTTGAGCGCTTTGATGCGGATTTCGGCGCGGAAAACGGGTGGTCCCTTTCCGAGGGCGGCGAAGCGGCGTTCGAGGGCGAGGCGGTCGGCCATATTGAGATTGCCATGCCCGGGCGCTACAACGAACTGAATGCGCTTGCGGCCGTGGCTGCGGCGCATGCTGCCGGCGTTTCGCCCGAGGCGGCGATTGAAGCGCTCAAGCGCTTCCCCGGCGTTCATCGCCGACAGGAAGTGCGCGGCGAAGAAAACGGCTGCGTCGTCATCGACGATTTTGCGCACCATCCGACAGCCATCCGCGAGACGATCGAGGGCGTTCGCTCGAAGTATCGCGGCCGGCGCGTGCTTGCGGTGCTCGAGCCCCGGAGCAATACGATGAAGCTCGGCACCATGAAGGGCGAGCTCGCGGGTGCGCTCAAGGACGCGGACGAAATTTTCTGCTTTGCGGGCGCGGGCGTGCGCTGGTCGCCCGAGGAAGCGCTCGAGGCGCTCGGAAGCCGCGCATTCGTAACGCACGACTTCAATGTGCTCGTTGACACGGTCGTGGCGGAAGCCAAGCCCGGGGATGTCATTCTCTGCATGAGCAACGGCGGCTTCGGCGGCATTCACGGGAAGCTCCTCGCGAAGCTCGCCGAGAAGTCGCTCCGCCTTCAGGGATTCCGGGGTCAGAGGAATGACTGA
- a CDS encoding YqiA/YcfP family alpha/beta fold hydrolase, with the protein MTEIKPLVIYLHGFLSSPGSAKGRELREEALASGWDFLAPDLNLSPREADRLLTGLMDSISEERRGRTLVLGSSLGGFYALRLANRFALSAAAVNPCLNPWEFVAGQTGEREVYGTGRKVFVMDTFAGELLALSREVPPRPRDPADALTLLSTADEVLDYRLARKALMESPAILSVGDDHRMQRFARYLPHVRAFFERRMAAKVRAQ; encoded by the coding sequence ATGACTGAAATTAAACCCCTCGTCATCTATCTCCACGGCTTTCTTTCCTCTCCCGGTTCGGCCAAGGGCCGGGAGCTCCGCGAGGAGGCTCTGGCCTCAGGCTGGGATTTTCTCGCTCCCGACCTCAATCTCTCGCCCCGGGAGGCTGACCGGCTCCTGACCGGCCTGATGGATTCGATTTCAGAGGAGAGGCGCGGGCGAACCCTGGTTCTCGGCTCCTCCCTCGGGGGGTTTTATGCGCTGAGGCTTGCGAACCGCTTTGCGCTTTCGGCGGCTGCGGTCAATCCCTGCCTCAACCCCTGGGAATTTGTTGCCGGGCAGACGGGCGAGCGGGAGGTTTACGGGACTGGGAGAAAAGTGTTCGTCATGGACACGTTTGCCGGGGAACTTCTCGCTTTAAGCCGTGAAGTTCCGCCCAGGCCCCGGGATCCCGCGGATGCGCTCACGCTCCTCTCCACGGCCGACGAGGTGCTCGATTACCGGCTCGCGAGAAAGGCGCTTATGGAGTCGCCCGCGATCCTATCCGTCGGCGACGACCACAGAATGCAGCGCTTCGCGCGCTATCTTCCTCACGTCAGAGCCTTCTTTGAAAGACGGATGGCGGCAAAAGTTCGGGCACAATAA